The Methanosarcina acetivorans C2A genome includes the window AGTGACTTCGGGTAGCTCGTCCGCTTCTGCCTGAGAGGTTACCACAGTACCTGCAGGGATGTATCTGCCATCAGGGATGGTCACACCAATTGCTCCTGATTTCGGTTCGAGTACACAGTTGTCTCCTACGTTAGCCTTGAAAACGAGAGCCTGCATACCAATGAATGTGTCATTTCCGACATAGGCCGGACCGTGGATCTGAGACTGGTGGGCAAGAGATACTCTTTCTCCGACGTAAACTGCATATTTTTCACCGTCAACCTCAACCAGATTACTTTCCACAGGTTCGCCTTCCTCATTAACCGTTTCAAGGGCATGTAGTACGACCCCGTCCTGGATATTGGTCTCGTCCCCAACAAAAATCGGCGTGCCTTCGTCGCTCCGGACCGAAGCCATCGGGGAAACCATTACACTTGCGCCTATTGTTACGTCACCTATTACTGCTGCCTGAGGGTGGATGTAGGCAGTAGAGTCAATTACCGGTTCGGTTGGTTCGGGATTCCAGGGGGTCACGGGATTTGCCCGGATGTTCGAAACCTCGCTTTCAACCTCTGTGTCCGCACTTTCGCCATCTTCTGCTCCCTCACCCTGCGATACACACCCGCTTCCGGCAAGGGTAAGTGCCAGGGAGAAAAGAAGAGCCAAAAAGATCCTGTTAATTTTCATA containing:
- a CDS encoding carbonic anhydrase — its product is MKINRIFLALLFSLALTLAGSGCVSQGEGAEDGESADTEVESEVSNIRANPVTPWNPEPTEPVIDSTAYIHPQAAVIGDVTIGASVMVSPMASVRSDEGTPIFVGDETNIQDGVVLHALETVNEEGEPVESNLVEVDGEKYAVYVGERVSLAHQSQIHGPAYVGNDTFIGMQALVFKANVGDNCVLEPKSGAIGVTIPDGRYIPAGTVVTSQAEADELPEVTDDYGYKHTNEAVVYVNVNLAAGYNA